CGCCAGCACGATCCCGTCGTAGCCGCACAGCGCGACCACGCCGGTCGTGCCGAGCACGGTCGCCGCGCTGATGTAGTCGCCGCCGATCGCCAGGCCGTTGCGCACGGGGGACAGCGAGCTGTAGCCCGTGTAGAACTCGTCGAGGTCGTCCCGGTCCGGGCCGGTCATCACGCACAGCAGCAGCGTGATGGTGACCACGACGCAGAACGCGACCAGTGACATCGCCTGTGCGTTTCCACTGAAGTCGTTCATCGTCCGGCCCTCCGCTCCGCCTCGCGCCTGGCGTCCAGGGCGGCTTCCTTGCGGATGCGGTCCGCGATCGGGTCGACGTAGTTCCGGGCGGTGTGCTCGTACAGGGCTATCGCCAGCCAGGTGACGGGCAGTTGCAGCAGCGCGAGCACCAGACCCGCGGGCAGCCCGTCCGTGATCGTGCCCGTCATGAACCCGGGCGCGAACGCGGACAGGATCAGGAACAGCGTGAAGTACCCGAGTGCGGTCAGCGTCGCCACGCGCCGCTGCCAGCGGTAGGCACCGCGCAGGATCCGCAGGTCGCTGTGGTGTCCGAGGGGCGGGTGGTCGGAGGTCAGGTGCCTCGGGGGTGCCGGTGGTTCCGGTGGGACGGGCGGTTGCCAGGGGTAGGTGGCGTACGACGGGGGCGGCGATGCGGATGCGGGCGGAGGTGGCCGGAACCTGTCGTAGGGATCGTGCGGTTCACGTGAGTTGTACGGGTCGTACTGGTTGTGCCGGTTGTGCGGGGATGACATCCCGGTGCTCCTTGCGTGGCTCGGGTCCAGCGGCGGACCGCAGGGAGGTGGGGGGCGGGCGAGCCACGCAGGTTACTGTGGAGTACCGGCTGAGCGCGAGGGTTTCTGCAAACTGAGTGGTCGGTATGCGCTTCCGATGCCGAACCGTGTCTGACCTGGGGTGTTACCCGCGTTAACTCAGACTTTTGAGCCGGCTGTACGGCGACTGAGGGCGACGGAGGCGCTACTTCAGGTGCACCAGCGCCACACTCCCGGGCACCTCGCCCTCTCCATCGAGCCACGCCCCGAACACGAGCCGCCGGTCGACCTTCCGGCGCACGGACCGCCCCGCCTCGACCGAGAACTCCACCCCGACCCGCCCGCCGGCGGGCACCCACACCCGCGTGTCGGCCACGCTCACCGGCCGCACCGACCACCCCGCGCCCATCGGCTCCGCCGCGACGGTCACGTACCGTCCCCGATCGCCGAAGTTGTAGACGTCGAGGCTCATCCGGGTACGACGGCCCAGGCGGTAGCCGTGCGGCGGTGGCGCGTCGCCGTCGTCCTTGCCGGGCGCGGCGTTGCGGGCGGCGTAGCGCTGGCTGAGGACGATGTGCTCGGCGGGGGAGAGGGAACCGGGGCCCGGACGCCGGAGCGCATCCGCCGCCCCTCGGGCCCTCGCGCTTGCAGCCGCCCCGCGTGACACGACATAGACGGGGTCGGGAGAGGCGACGACGGCCGGGCCCGACCGCTCGATCCGGCGGCCCATGATGTCGTACGCCACTCCCGGAGCGGACACGCGCGTGTGCCGCGCCATCGCCCACAGGACGCTCACCTGCTGCCCGCACCCGTCGTCGAAGCGGAACCCCCGGACCCCGGTGGGTAGTTGCGGCACCGGTCCCACGAAGCGTGCCGCTCCCAGCAGTGAGGTCAGCGTGGCGAAGGCGCTGTACGCGGGGAGGGGACCGAAGTCCCGGTCGAGCAGGCCGAACCAGACGCCGTCGTCGTGCAGTGGAGGAGCGGCGAACCAGAACTGGCGGGCGTTCCCGGCGGCCAGCCCCTCCACCATCGACCGCACGAGATAGCGCGCCTGAACCCGCTCCTGGGCGGGGGTGAGGTCGGAGGGCGTCGTCAGGAAGGCTCCGCACTCGGTCATCCACAGGGGCGTGTCACCGGCCCCCTGTCGCCGGGCGAGCGCGTGCTGTTCCTCGGCGGCGCCGGGGAACTCGGGGTCGTCCTGGTCCGCCGGGTCCGGATAGCCGTGGAAGGCCCAGACGTCGGCGTACCGGACGACGTCGTTGGCGAGCATCAGGTCCTGGAACGGGCCCGACTGTGCGATCCCGGGCAGCACGACGAGCGGCGGTTCGGCGCGGGCATCCTTGATGCCGAGCGCGGTCGCCTTCACGAACGCGGCGTGGGCGTCGCCGGTGCTGCGGGTGGTGTCGACGTCGGGCTCGTTGGAGAGCTGGAGCGCCTCGGGGGCGGCCAGGGCGAGGCAGCGGGCGTAGCGGTAGGCGTGCCGCAGGTCCGCGG
The DNA window shown above is from Streptomyces chartreusis and carries:
- a CDS encoding DUF485 domain-containing protein gives rise to the protein MSSPHNRHNQYDPYNSREPHDPYDRFRPPPPASASPPPSYATYPWQPPVPPEPPAPPRHLTSDHPPLGHHSDLRILRGAYRWQRRVATLTALGYFTLFLILSAFAPGFMTGTITDGLPAGLVLALLQLPVTWLAIALYEHTARNYVDPIADRIRKEAALDARREAERRAGR